The window TCTGGCGCATAGGTGCCATTTGCTTGGTCGGTTTCACCCAGGGTTGCGTGATTTGTTACTGGAATAAGTACTTTTTTCATAATAAATACCTTTATTGCGTTTTAATCAGTTAAAACCACTTTATATTGTTTCTATTTCAATGATAATTACCTAAATCAGTTAAACTCTTTTGCTATTTAGCAACAATCAACGCAAATGTGTGCTTTATCATAAAAAACGTTAACACAAAGCGGGTTGTTATAATGGAGTCGTTATATGGATAGTTTTGAAGGTATATTTGAATTTGTTGCCGTTGCCGAAAGCGGTGGTTTTTCAGCCGCGGCTAAGAAGTTAGGTTGTTCCACCAGCCACATTAGCCGACAAGTATCGCGATTAGAAGAACGCTTAGGCTCGCGATTGCTTGCCCGCACCACGCGACAAATCAGCTTGACTGAAAACGGTGAGTTTTATTACCAGCAATGCAAATATCTAGTAAATGGCTTACAACAGGCTAATGAACAAGTTACTCAGCAGCAGTATCAACTAAACGGAACTCTGAGAGTCAGTGCTGCAGGGGGCTTTGCTGAGAATTTTGTCGCTCCCGCGCTTATGACGTTTGCCAAAGACCACCCTGAGCTTTCCATTGATATCGACTTTAATAGTCGCATGGTTAACTTTATAGAAGACGGCATAGACTTTGCGATTCGTTATGGCGAATTAAATGATTCAAACCTTATCGCGCGAAAACTAATTAGTCGCTCTATGATGCTTGTTGCGAGTCCTGACTATTTGGCCAAGTACGGTACACCAAATCACCCGAATCAATTAAAAAGTCATCGCTGCATTTTGGCAAACAGTGACCACTGGACCTTTAATATTGATGGGATTAAGCAAAGCATTAAAGTCAGTGGTAATTGGCAAAGTAACAATTCAAATGTGGTGCTTGATGCGTGTGAACAAGGTTTAGGCATAGCCTACATGCCAGACAGCACCTTCACGAAGTCAATTAAACAAAAAAAATTAGTGCCAATATTAGCCCCCTATTGCATTACTGGCGCAACAAGTTGGATTGTGTATCAAAACAAACAATTTATGCCACTGCGTGCACGCCTTGCGATCGATTATTTATTAGAACACTTCGCTAAATGGCCAAATGAATAAAAACGACTATTTCGAGCTGTAAAATGGCATTAAGAGGTCTGAATCACGTTATCGCTAACGTGTATTTTCATCACTATTATTCAAATAATAATACAATACGAGATTTGCGATAAACCATAAGTCTTTAATTAAAAACTGCCCACCCGATGTGAGTAAGGTCTCGCCCGATAACGCTGCCGGCCATGTAAACAAAAATGTTTGTGTTGTTAGCATTACAGCCCCTGCCATGGCAATACCTGGTAATAATAAACGCTTAAATTGCAGAGATAAAATTAATAGACTAAGTGCAACAAGGTCGTAAACCCCAATAATATTTGAAGCGGTTTGCACAGACCAAATTGAATACATCCAACTCATTAATGGCGACGAACGAACCAGATCTTCAATGCCTTGCGCCTCAAGCAAAGTAAACTTCATGCCTCCAATCCATAACAGCACCAATACAACAGGAAATAGCTGTAAAACGTGCTGTTGACGAAGTGTCATTTTATCGGCGTAAATAAAGTGAATTGCAAGTGCCAACAACGCAGCATACTTAATGATCCCTTGCCCAGAACCAATCGCCGGAAAACCGCCTAAATCAGCAATCCAACGACTACTGTCCAGTAATGTGAGTAACGGCGCTATGCTAATAACGAGTAAAAAAGCAGATAAAACACTTTGGTATTTACGCTTTTTTATACTCAACAAAGCAAGAATAGCCATAGCCAAAAATGCAAAACCCGCTAGCAAACTTGCATAGCGCGAACTCATCACGCCATCGAGCAAATAAAAATCCAGCACGCGCTGTAAACTTAAATCTTGTCCAATCAGCAAGGTGCTGATCCCCATTAATAAACCGGAAACGCCAAGCAATGCGCCAACAATTACTTTATTGCTGCTTTCTTTCATAAGTTGTGTACTCAACCATCTAATCATAAATCGTATGGTGATAGACCTGTATTGAGCACAAAACTATTCAAAAAAGTAAAATAATCCGCCAGTTCTGCTTCGCTCTGACTTGCAATATGTTGCTGTTAAAATAAAAACAGGCCTTGTAACGGCCTGTTTTTAATATGATAAATCAGCATCATTACTGTTAAGCATGTGAATTCAACCAATCGAGCGCAATTGGCCACAATGTGTTGGCGCGACGACTAAAAAACTTCATATGGCCAATTTCGTTTAAATTATGATCGGCTGGCGACAACGTCAGTGTGTTTGCCGCTAAGTTGGGGCAAACCGACATCATATCGCGCACATTCTCATAGGTCGCAATAAAGTCATCTACGGCATTGACCCATAACGCTGGCATAGCAAGTTCGTTGTAGTAATGCGTAAAAACTGTTTTATTAAATGCAGTTTTTACATATCCACTACCGTTACACCAAGTTTGCCATTGCTTCGCAACCTGTTTTGGCAATGGCTCTCCCATGCCAAACCATTGGGATTTCGTATAACCAAATACCATGTTTGAAAACGGAATAAACATATTCATGAAAAAATGTGATTTAAACTGATCTTTCAGTTTCATATTGCGCAGTTGCCCTGACGAGCTTGCAAAATTGAATATTGAACTTAATTCGGTCGCATTTTTGGCAAGGCCAATAAGCTGACCACCGGCGCTGTGGCCAACTAAATGGTACGAAGTATTTGGAAATAACTGCTGTAAGCATGAAATGGCGGCAGGTTTATCTAATTGCCCCCAACATTGTAAGCTCGCGGTATGCGACGCAATATCACCATCAATTGATTGCCCAATACCACGATTATCATACGTTAAAACGCCAAAGTCATTGCCTGCTAAATATTCTGCAAACGCATTATAGAACTGACGTTTTATACCGGTAGCCGGCCCAATAACAACCGCTGCTTTTACATTATCAGGTAAATAAGCTGTCGCGGCTAATACATAATTATCTTCACAACTAATTTTAATTTCTTGTTTAACAAAGCTCGCCATGGATTATGCAATTAATAAATGTTCATACTTCATAGATTACAAGTGGTCTTACCAGATAGCAATAAGCATAATCAGCCAAAACCGCTTTTATAAAAGGCACAATAGTTGCTTAACTGCCTGTTTACATGTCAAATTATGGACGTTTATGAACATTAATAATCTTTCCTCGGGCTATTCAGGATATAACACATTACTTCACACTAACGAGGACGACATAACACAATCAAAAAACGATACCGCCAACGCTGACGCAAAAGACAAAGCGAGTGAATCACAGAACGAAAAACCGGCGAAAACAGAAGAGCAACACGATGCTGCTAAACCAAATGAAACACAAGATAAAATTAACCACATTGTGTCGCTGCAGCAGCAAATAAAAGACTTACGTAACACCTCAGATGATGACGACCCAGAAAAAAATACGAAACTCATTGAACTGCAAAAACAGTTAGATGAAGCGCTTGTGAACGTACAATCACTAATACAACAACAAGCAGCAACGTATGTAAGCGGACTATTTGCAAAACCGACTCACACGGCACAGAGCAATGCTGGCTTATTTTTAAATAGTAAAGCGTAAAGCTATCTAGTAATCACTGGCAATTTGATTTGAGCATCAAACACATGATGCTCGGTGAACTTGTTAATAGTGCGTTTTTCTAACTTTGCGAAGCAAGGGGGTAGCTAACGGTTTTGAGCGTTAACAGATTACTCAGCAGCAAGACTCGGCATTTGCTTCTTCTGTTGGTATTGCGTTGCGATTAAATAACCGAAATAACATAACGGTGCAGGTGACAATACTTTCAATACGTTAATCAGGATAGACGCTTCAGGGTGCAATACAATACTTAAAACGCCATACAAGATTAACAATCCGGTAAAGTATACGAGCTGTAAAACATGTCTTTTAGCGCGAAAAGTAATAAATGCGGCGGTTAACATAGTTGTAAAGACGCCTATTATCGCACTTCCAATAATTATAAACGGCGATTGTTCTGCCTGTTGTGCCAACGCTTGATAGTTTTGATTAGCAACATCCAAATTGAGTTGCCAAACCAAGGTTAATAAAATCGAACATGCGATGCTCACAAGTAAATACAACCCGCACGCCATCGCTAACACATTAAATTCTACTGATAGTCTTTTCATCTTTCATCCTTAGCAAGCACTTACTTGCCCCTTTGGTTAAATTTCAGATGAACCAATGCCTAATTTTCGCTTCAACTTGTACGCATGAAACATAAAATAAAGGGCAGAAAAGACCAATACAATTGACAAGCTATTCTTCAACACTTGAAACGTTTCACTATCAATTCGTTGCTCGTCATACGCGAAGAAAATGCCTACAAAACCAAACATGTGACAGGCAAATACAAACGCAAATTGAATATACATTCGCTTTAACTGTGAAGTGCGCTGTGTACTTCGTTTTTGTACTTGTTCGTCATCTATTTCCGCTGAAGACTCGCTTATTGATAAGTCACTAACACACAGTGATTGCACCGGTACCTCGTACACCGCCGCCAAGCATTTAATGCTTTCTTTCGATGCAACCGATTTTGCTTCAATTCTCTGTATTGTACGTAAACTTAAGCCTGAGAATTCCGACAGCGCTTGTTGCGACCAACATCGAGATTCTCTGAGCGACTTCAAATGCGCAGCGTTTATTTTCAATTGTATATTTTGGCTTCCTTACTGGCTCAGTACTAACCTAGCAAGCAAGCGCAATCTCCGTGACGTTATTGTTCCGTAAGCCTTACGTTACCTTTACGTAACCAAACAATAAATTCAAGCAATAACTGTGGTTAGCAATAAGTAATATTCCGTTAAGCTTTTTTACCAAACCACATTAGTTTGTATAAGTTTTGTAATGTCAGTGAGTTATAGTTGTTACAAGGATGAGGTTTATACGCCTATTGACACCACTCTTAAACACATAACAAATAAAGCAATTTGCGAGGGAACGTGATCACACCAATAATAATTCTTATCTTGCTAACAAGCCCACTACTGTTTGGGTTTATTAAAGGGCAAGTAACTCGACAAGTAATAAACATTAAAGAATATGCGTCTATTGGGTTGGGCATCACTTTCGTTTTCTTTGCAGTTGGTCATATTGTAAAAACACACGGTATGGTTGAAATGTTGCCG of the Pseudoalteromonas spongiae UST010723-006 genome contains:
- a CDS encoding LysR family transcriptional regulator — translated: MDSFEGIFEFVAVAESGGFSAAAKKLGCSTSHISRQVSRLEERLGSRLLARTTRQISLTENGEFYYQQCKYLVNGLQQANEQVTQQQYQLNGTLRVSAAGGFAENFVAPALMTFAKDHPELSIDIDFNSRMVNFIEDGIDFAIRYGELNDSNLIARKLISRSMMLVASPDYLAKYGTPNHPNQLKSHRCILANSDHWTFNIDGIKQSIKVSGNWQSNNSNVVLDACEQGLGIAYMPDSTFTKSIKQKKLVPILAPYCITGATSWIVYQNKQFMPLRARLAIDYLLEHFAKWPNE
- a CDS encoding serine aminopeptidase domain-containing protein, with translation MASFVKQEIKISCEDNYVLAATAYLPDNVKAAVVIGPATGIKRQFYNAFAEYLAGNDFGVLTYDNRGIGQSIDGDIASHTASLQCWGQLDKPAAISCLQQLFPNTSYHLVGHSAGGQLIGLAKNATELSSIFNFASSSGQLRNMKLKDQFKSHFFMNMFIPFSNMVFGYTKSQWFGMGEPLPKQVAKQWQTWCNGSGYVKTAFNKTVFTHYYNELAMPALWVNAVDDFIATYENVRDMMSVCPNLAANTLTLSPADHNLNEIGHMKFFSRRANTLWPIALDWLNSHA
- a CDS encoding DUF417 family protein, with the protein product MKESSNKVIVGALLGVSGLLMGISTLLIGQDLSLQRVLDFYLLDGVMSSRYASLLAGFAFLAMAILALLSIKKRKYQSVLSAFLLVISIAPLLTLLDSSRWIADLGGFPAIGSGQGIIKYAALLALAIHFIYADKMTLRQQHVLQLFPVVLVLLWIGGMKFTLLEAQGIEDLVRSSPLMSWMYSIWSVQTASNIIGVYDLVALSLLILSLQFKRLLLPGIAMAGAVMLTTQTFLFTWPAALSGETLLTSGGQFLIKDLWFIANLVLYYYLNNSDENTR
- a CDS encoding helix-turn-helix domain-containing protein encodes the protein MKINAAHLKSLRESRCWSQQALSEFSGLSLRTIQRIEAKSVASKESIKCLAAVYEVPVQSLCVSDLSISESSAEIDDEQVQKRSTQRTSQLKRMYIQFAFVFACHMFGFVGIFFAYDEQRIDSETFQVLKNSLSIVLVFSALYFMFHAYKLKRKLGIGSSEI